One part of the Humulus lupulus chromosome 9, drHumLupu1.1, whole genome shotgun sequence genome encodes these proteins:
- the LOC133802658 gene encoding putative transcription factor bHLH107, whose amino-acid sequence MASYSFSNASYGSDYSSLFDPFSHTGGGGFGGVSKGGSVPHSLVLDSKRGELVKAPARVGKKGVSEAKAMAALKNHSEAERRRRERINAHLATLRDLVPCNEKMDKATLLAEVISQVKQLKKKAAESSKGLLIPADDDEVQVERLDDNGTENDRNLLFKASVCCSYRVELLSDVRQALEGLPLKMIKTEISTLGDRLKISFIFTCCKEKNNDDAETCRTLVSSVHETLSSVLDKASALAEYSPRTTLLCKRRRISYLDSSSSSC is encoded by the exons ATGGCTTCTTATAGCTTCTCAAACGCTTCATACGGGTCTGATTATTCCAGCCTTTTCGACCCTTTTTCCCATACTGGTGGAGGAGGGTTTGGTGGGGTTTCGAAAGGTGGATCGGTGCCTCACTCTCTGGTGTTGGACAGTAAGAGAGGTGAGCTTGTGAAGGCCCCAGCAAGAGTTGGGAAAAAAGGGGTTTCTGAGGCTAAGGCTATGGCGGCTTTGAAGAACCATAGCGAGGCCGAGAGGAGAAGGAGGGAGAGAATCAATGCCCATCTGGCTACACTTCGTGACTTGGTGCCCTGTAATGAAAAG ATGGACAAAGCAACATTACTTGCTGAAGTGATAAGCCAAGTAAAACAACTGAAGAAAAAAGCTGCAGAATCGAGCAAAGGATTGCTTATTCCGGCAGATGATGATGAAGTCCAAGTCGAAAGATTGGATGACAATGGAACAGAAAATGATAGGAATCTTTTGTTCAAAGCTTCAGTCTGCTGTAGTTATCGAGTAGAGCTTCTCTCTGATGTAAGGCAAGCTCTCGAGGGCCTTCCCTTGAAGATGATCAAGACAGAAATATCAACTTTGGGAGACAGATTGAAAATCTCTTTTATTTTCACTTGTTGTAAAGAAAAGAATAATGATGATGCTGAGACATGCCGAACTCTTGTGAGTTCTGTGCATGAGACTCTGAGCTCTGTTCTTGATAAGGCTTCTGCTTTGGCTGAGTACTCGCCGAGGACGACGCTCTTGTGCAAACGACGAAGGATTTCTTACTTGGATTCCTCGAGCTCATCCTGCTAA